A window of Candidatus Paceibacterota bacterium genomic DNA:
ACATTCTGGTTAAACTTAGACTTATGTTCGTGGGCCAAGAACCCGTGAGTAAGTCGGCAATATTTGGTTTCGTATATGTGAAAACATATGACATAATTGAATATTGTTTCACTAATAAATTATCTTTTCGCTATGCCTGACTACAACGTTGCATTGCCATCGAAGCCCAAGCCAGTTCTTGAAGAGGGCAATCTCGGTATCTATGAAATCGAGGGACTCTACCCTGGCTATGGTCACACGCTCGGCAACTCGCTTCGCCGCATCATTCTTTCTTCACTCTCGGGAGCCGCAATCACGGGTCTCAAGATTGATGGAGTGCTGCATGAGTTTACGGCTATGGAGGGTGTTAAGGAGGATGTCATTGCGCTCATCTTGAATCTCAAGAAAGTGCGCTTTGCATTGCACGGAGATGAGCCTCAAACGCTCACCCTCTCAGTGCAGGGCCCAGCACTCGTGACTGCAGCAAATATTGCGAACAGTCTCCAGTGTGAGGTGCTCACCCCAGAGCAGTACATCTGTGAGATCACAGACAAGAAGACGACACTTACGATGGAAATGACCATCGAAAAGGGTCTTGGTTATCTTCCAAAGGAGATGATCACGAAGGAGAAGGTAGATATCGGGGGAATTTCTCTCGATGCTGCATTCACTCCTATCCGCCGCGTGAACTACGAGGTGGAGCCAATGCGTGTCGGTGATCGTACAGACTATAATCGCCTGAAGATCTCTATTGAGACTGATGGCACTTTGACTCCACGCGCTGCGCTTGAGGATTCCATTGAAATAATGATCCATCAGCTCAAAGCTATCGTTGGTTTCAAAGAGGAGGAAGTTATCACTGAGTCTCTCCCTACACCGGAAGAGATTCGTGAGGAAGCTACTCCAGCACAAGAGGAGAAAGTTGATATGGAATTTTTGAAGATTCGTATCGACTCACTCGATCTTTCTGCGCGTACACTCAACGCACTCAACAATGCAGGAATTCGCACACTCGGTGGGCTCGTCCGCAAGACTGCAGATGACCTCCTCGATGTTGAAGGACTCGGCGAAAAGGGCTTACAGGAGATCAAACGCGCACTCTCGAATTTCGGAGTGACGTTGAAGCAGTAAATCCGTATGAGGCATCACAACTCAGTTAAAAAGTTTGGACGACAGGCTGGCCAGCGTCTCGCACTC
This region includes:
- a CDS encoding DNA-directed RNA polymerase subunit alpha, translating into MPDYNVALPSKPKPVLEEGNLGIYEIEGLYPGYGHTLGNSLRRIILSSLSGAAITGLKIDGVLHEFTAMEGVKEDVIALILNLKKVRFALHGDEPQTLTLSVQGPALVTAANIANSLQCEVLTPEQYICEITDKKTTLTMEMTIEKGLGYLPKEMITKEKVDIGGISLDAAFTPIRRVNYEVEPMRVGDRTDYNRLKISIETDGTLTPRAALEDSIEIMIHQLKAIVGFKEEEVITESLPTPEEIREEATPAQEEKVDMEFLKIRIDSLDLSARTLNALNNAGIRTLGGLVRKTADDLLDVEGLGEKGLQEIKRALSNFGVTLKQ